A stretch of DNA from Rathayibacter sp. VKM Ac-2762:
GGCGTCGCGGGTGGCGAGGAGCGCCACGGCGAACCACACCGGCGGCGCCAGGACCGCCAGCCAGAGCCCGAGCGAGTAGAGGGCGCCGCCGAGCGCATCGCCCGCGAAGCCGGCCGCGGCGACCGGCGACTGCCGCGTCGCCGTGATCGCCCAGGCGATGGCGTACAGGAGGTAGAGGCCGGCCGCGATGCCCGCGGCGATCAGCAGAGCGGACGAGGACGCGGCCTCGTCGTCGGGGTCCTCGTCCTCGGAGTCGTCGTCGTCCGAGCCGTCGTCCGCCGGGCCCGCCCCCGCGACCGTGCGGGGCGTCCGGCGCACGCGCGCCGTCCCCGCGGCGAGCGTCGGGTCCGCGCCCTCGCCCGCCCACTCCAGGGCCTCGTCGTCGGCGTCTTCCTCCGGGCCGGCGTCCGGCCCGCGGTCCACCGGCGGGGTCGCCGCGTCGTCGTCCTCCGGGGAGCGGCCCGGTCCACCATCGATCACCGCAACACCCTAGCCGCGCGCACCTCGCAGGAGGCTCGGAGCCCGCCGCCGCCTCCCCGACACCCGGCGGACACCCCGCGTCCTCCCCCGGGGGCGAGGCTGAGCGGATGGACGACCGCCGCCGCCGCTTCGTCGCCCTCGGCGACTCCTTCACGGAGGGGGTCGGCGACCCGCACCCGCGCCTGCCGAACGGGGTGCGCGGCTGGGCCGACCGCGTCGCCGAGCGCCTGGCGAAGGCTGAGCCGGGCTGGGAGTACGCGAACCTCGCCGTCCGCTCGAAGCGCCTCGCCCAGATCACCGAGGACCAGCTCGCGCCCGCCCTCGCGCTCCGCCCCACCCTGATCACGCTGTACGCCGGCGGCAACGACATCCTCGACCTCGGCACCGACACCGTCGATCTGATCACCCGCTACGAGGCGCTCGTCGACGCGCTCGCGACCACCGGCGCCTCCCTCGTGCTCTTCACCGGCGTCGACATCCCGGGACTGCCCGCCCCGCGGATGTTCCTGCGCCGCAACCACCTCTACAACAGCGCCGTCCGCCGGATCGCCCGCGAGCGGGGCGCGATCCTCGTCGACTACTGGGCGATGCGGGAGTTCCACTCCCCCGTGCTCTGGTCGCCCGACCGGATGCACCTCTCCAAGCGCGGGCACCGCGTCCTGGCCGGCCGCGTGCTCGACACGCTCGGCGTGCCGCACACGATCTCGACCGGGCCCTGGGACGCTCCCGAGCCGCTCCGCCTCCGAGCACGGCTGCGCGAGCAGCGCCGCTGGGCGG
This window harbors:
- a CDS encoding SGNH/GDSL hydrolase family protein, which codes for MDDRRRRFVALGDSFTEGVGDPHPRLPNGVRGWADRVAERLAKAEPGWEYANLAVRSKRLAQITEDQLAPALALRPTLITLYAGGNDILDLGTDTVDLITRYEALVDALATTGASLVLFTGVDIPGLPAPRMFLRRNHLYNSAVRRIARERGAILVDYWAMREFHSPVLWSPDRMHLSKRGHRVLAGRVLDTLGVPHTISTGPWDAPEPLRLRARLREQRRWAADWVLPLVGRKLRRVTLGDHLSPRWPGPVLVPPKGGLRRLVRELER